The candidate division KSB1 bacterium region TCGGTTGCCAGCATTTCTCTCCGTCCGGCGAGGCACCGCTGTGGTTCTACGTCTTCTGGGCACCAGGGGCAGACGCTGCTCTCGGGGTGATGGCAACATCCTTCTTTTTGGCCCCTTTTCCTTGGGAGGAAGAACTTCCGGACACGACTGCCCTTCCTGTGGACTGGGTGGACAGCGGGGTGGCTGCAGATTCGGCGGAAGCCAACGGGGGCGCCGAGTTCCGGGAGACCCACCCGGATGCAGAGGTTGAGGCTTTCCTGAGCCACATTGAGCTGCCGGGATCCGCCTCCCTGCTGAGGCCGTTGCCCAAGAATGGCGCCAGCGCCGCAACTGGACATCGGAGAGGCCTTCTCCAGCACGTGGACTTCCTGGTACAGCGGGGTGGACCGCCGCACTCGCTGCCTGCATCCTGCGCACTTGTCCAGGTGGGCGAGCTCCACCCTGCATGGCTGGTGCAGTACAACTCAGACCTCACCGGCGATTTTCTCGCGATCATAATGGACGCGCAAACTGCTCGTGTAATCTTCAGGTGGCCCCCACCAGTTCGCGTCACAACCGCCGCTTTCAACATCCCGGCCGCCGCTCAGGCCGCCCAGGGCTGGGCTTCAGATGCGCGGCTCGTTTGGCTGGGCAACCACCAGAGCAGCCTCACGCCTTCGGGCCAGTCGGAGATGTGGTACTACGCCTTTTACTCGCCGTCACTTGCCACCGGACACCTTTTCTTCTTCACTGGCGGGATGTTACTGGCGGACATGGATGCCGCGCTCCCCTTCACCGACCCGCTCCCTCAGGGTTGGATCGACAGCGACATAGCGGCAGCGGTAGCCGAAGCTCAAGGCGGCACCGCCTATCGCACGGCTCACCCGGACGCATGGGTCCAGGCTATGCTTGGACCAGGCTTCTACCCATGGGAGCCAGGCCGCCCTGTGTGGTGGCTGCACTATACCTCCAGCAGTCCCGAAGAGCTTTCATTGTGGATTGACCCTCTGAGCGCGCAGCTTCTCACCAACGTGGACAACCCATCAGAAGGCGAGACCATACCGCGAGCCTTCGCTCTGCTCCAGAACTTCCCAAATCCCTTCAACCCGCACACGGCGATTGCCTACCACCTGCCCCAAGCGGCAGAGGTGGAAATCCTCGTTCTTAACGTGAAGGGAGAAAAGGTGGCGACGCTGGCTGATGGTTTTCGCGCAGCAGGCTTCCACAAGGTCCTCTGGAACGGGACTGACGCCGCAGGCAAGCCGGTGGCAGGTGGCGTCTATCTCTGCCGCCTGAGCACCCCAGGCTTTGTGGCAGCGAGGAAGATGCTCTTGTTACGGTAGCAGACCCAGGGATGCGACGGCGAGACCGCTCTGCCAGCTCATCCCGATGAGGGAAGCGAATCTTCTGGAAAAGACGACATTAAGGAAGGGGGACTCACATCGTCGCAATGCGACCACGTGGGTGAACTAAGTTTTTGTGTGGGAAGCAAACGTGGGGACAGCTCTCTTCGGTGGTCTCATCTCTTGACGATGTTCGGATAGTAGCCCGGTCGCGCGGACCCATGTCCATCTCCGCAAGAGAAACCGATAGGCGCGCCGCATCTCCGGAAAGTATTTCGCTGCGAGCGTGCGATACAATGCCCCTGCGCTCTCACCGGGCCGAGAAGGCCACGCAAAGCGATGCGCGGCGCGATATTCCTGAAGCAACTGTTCGTCGAAGTGCTTTTCAGCCTCCCCGGCGATCGCGCGCACTATCCAAGCAACGCCGCCACAAGGCCCCTTCGGCGTTAGGTTTCGCCGCGTGCCGCACCGCGGAGACGGTCAGACTTACCCCTTTTGCGTCAATCTCCAACTTTCGGAAGGATCCACCAAGACACTAGTCGCTTCACACCTGCTATTCGTGGTGGGAGGCGCTTGCGCTTGACGGTCTTTTTTCGCCTAGGGCAGTTGGGGTCGAGTTGGGTGCGTGAATATGCCGGAGGCAGGTCAGGGATGATGCGGTCAGGTAAATGCCTTTATGCCCGCAGTCTACACTAACTGCATGGGTCTGGTGCGGAAGGCTTGAGCGCTCCACCCCAAGGACTTGCCTTGGGAGGAAGGCTCTATGCAGCCGTCAAGGTGCCCAAGCTGCCTCTTGACTGTGGACATAGGCACGGCGACCGAGTGCCGTCAGGCCGCGACCGCGGGGGCTTCGCAAGCGACGTTCGGTCTCCGGGCTGCGCCCAACAACTGAGAATGCGGCTCAATGCCGGTGTTGGCCTGAAGTACCAAGCCAACCATGAGCGCGCCGTCGGCGAGCGGGGACCATGATCTACCACCACGGGGGCACATGCGAGGTACCGACATCGGAGCTACGGGGCTGCCTCAGCGCCCTCTACCTTCTTTGCCTCATACGCAGAGAGCGCGCATGACCGGCGAGGCCTTCGGCTTCGGCCAGTCTTATTCCGTCTTCCAGGGGAGCTGTGGCGACCTTACCTTGAACCCTCAGCACCGTCTGCACCTTGAGAAAGTCGCGCACGCTCAGGCCACCCGTGTAGCGAGCCGCGCCATTGGTAGGGAGCACATGGTTAAGCCCACTGCTGTAGTCGCCCAAGGCCTCCGCGGCTCCCCCTCCGACGAATAGAGAGCCGTAGTTACGCAGCCCAGCAAGATAAGGTGCTGGATCGCACACCTGCAGCTCCAGGTGCTCAGGCGCCCGTTCGTTGGCCACCAGGATGGCCTCCTCGACCGAAGCAACCAGAATCATGGCTCCGTTTCTCTCCAGTGCCAGGCGGGCCGTATCAGCAGTAGGCAGGCTTTGCAGTTGACGCTCCACCTCATCGTGCACGCGGTTTGCCAACGTCGCACTGGTGGTGACGAGTAGCGGGCAGGCGTCAGGGTCGTGCTCGGCCTGGGCCAATAGGTCAGCTGCCAGCAGCTCGGGGCTTGCAGATTCGTCGGCGATAACCAATACCTCGCTTGGGCCCGCAACAAAGTCGATGCCCACCTGGCCGTAGACCTCTTTTTTCGCTGCGGTCACAAAGGTATTGCCAGGCCCCACAATCTTGTCCACGCGCCGTATTGTTTCAGTGCCGAAAGCCATGGCCCCAATCGCTTGCACTCCCCCGATGCGGTACACTTCGTCTGCACCGGCAATATCTGCCGCGGCCAATATCGCCGGATGCACGCTCCCCTGCCACGTGGGAGGCGAACAGACCACCACCTGCTCTACTCCGGCCACGCGTGCCGGCACCACGCCCATGTACACCGAGGAGATGAGCGGAAAGCGCCCTCCAGGCACGTACACCCCTACTCTGGCAATTGGCACGACCCGCTGGCCAATGAAGCACCCCGGCTCGATTTCCATGTCAAAGTCTTGGTAGGCAGCTAATTGGCGGGCGCAGAAGGAGCGCAGGCGCTCAACGCTCCGCGTGATGGCGGCGACCAACTCTGGCTCGACGCTTCTATAGGCTGCGGCAATCTCCTCGCGCTCCACCCGCAGACTCTGCAACTCGACACCATCAAAACGGCGAGTGAGTCGACGCACCCCTTCATCGCCGTGTTCCTTCACCTCCTCAAGCAAGGGGCGCACCGCCTCTATGGGCAAGGCCACACTTTTGGCGCTCGCCCGGCGAAACTCATCAGCAGTCACGACTCGCATCTCTTACCTTCACCGTCTTTTCGCTTTGCGTTCCGTGGAGCAATGCGTCGCCGCCGCAGCTCGCGGAAGACCGCCTCCACCGGCACGCCCTCCTTTGCCAAAAGCAGCGTCAGAAAGTAGAGCACGTCGGCTGATTCCCAGATCAACTCCTCGTGCGTGGCTGCACTCACCACCTCATTTGCCTCCTCAACGAGCTTTGCCCGCACCTGCTCGCCGGACAAGCTGGCTGAGTAAGAATCGGCTGGCGCCTCGGCCAGCCTCCGCACCAGCACATCGTAGAGCTCCTGCAGGGAAAAGCTTCGGCCACCGAAACAGGTATAATTGCCAGTGTGGCACGCGACCCCTTTCTGTTCAACAGTGAAAAGCAATGTATCGCGATCGCAATCCATCCGGGCGCGCACCAGTCGCTGCGCGTTGCCAGAAGTCTCCCCTTTTGTCCACAACTTTTGCCTGGAGCGGGAATAGTAGCAGGCGTTACCTGTGGCGAAGCTCTGCGCCAGAGAGTCGCGATTGCTGTAAGCGAGCATTAGCACCTGGCCGGATGTGTCGCACGCGATGGTGGGCACCAGACCCGTGCCCCAATCGACCGCTGCTGCGAAGGCTTCTGCAAGGGTCATCGCCCCGGTGTAGATGGCCATCCCCAACTGGACATCCGCATTCAGGGACGAAAGCCTGGCTACCTCCTCCGGCGAGGCGATGCCTCCCGCCACCGTGACCCGCATCCTTGCCTTCTCCACCACCTGCCGGACCATCTCCAGGTCGGTGCCGGACATCAGCCCTTCGCGCTCCACAGTGGTGAACAGAACCTCGCCTGCATATGCCTGCAACGTCTCCACCACGTCCAGAACCCGCACTCCTGTCCGGTGCCGCCATCCCCTGGTGACGACCTCGCCCTGGTAGGCATCCACCGCCACCACAACGCGGTCTTTACCCACCGCCTGGGCCAGTTCCTCCAAGAACGCCTTGTCGACCCCTTTGGCCGAAAAGGCTCTAGTGCCGACAATCACCTTGCTCGCCCCAGCCCCGAGGAGGCGCACGGCTTTCTCGACTGAGCGCACACCCCCACCAACCCGACAGTCAGCCACGGTGCATAGCTGCCGGATGAGGCGCTCGTTGTCGCCTTGCTCCAGCGCCCCATCTATGTCCACTACCGCCACCTCGCCATAGCGATCGAATTCCTTTGCCAGGGCGAGTGCATCGTCGCGCTCCAGCACCTTCTCCCGCCCCTGACGCAGTTGGACTACCTTCCCCTTGCTCAGATCAATAGATGGAATGATCATCGAATGGGCACACCCTTAGCTTTGAGATACTTCTTTATGTCCGCAACCGTGTATTCCCGGTAGTGCAAGAGCGAAGCAAGGAGTACCGCATCTGCGTGGCCGTCCACGATGGCTTCGTAGAGTTGCTGCAAAGTGCCTGCGCCACCGGAGGCAATGACGGGTACGGCGACAGTATCGGCCACGCGCCGAATCAGCTCTACGTCGTAACCTGCTCGTGTGCCGTCGCGATCGATGGAATTGAGGAGGATTTCACCGGCTCCTCGCTCTTCGGCCTCTTTGGCCCATCGCACGACGTCTATGCCGGTGTCCTCGCGCCCGCCTTTGACAAAAGCATGCCAGCCATTCCCAACCCGTTTAGCATCGATGGACAATACGATGCACTGAGAACCAAAGCGCATCGCTCCTTCAGTGATAAGGTTGGGCTCCTCCAGTGCGGCGGTGCAGATGGCAACTTTGTCGGCACCTGCCAGGAGCGCATCGCGCATGTCCTCAACAGTGCGGATGCCGCCTCCCACCGTGAGAGGCACGAACACGCGGTCGGCCACCCTTGCCACCACATCTAGGAGCGTGCGCCGGCTGCGATAGCTTGCGCCAATGTCCAAAAAGACAATCTCATCTGCACCCTGCTCGTTGTAGGCCATTGCCAACTGCACGGGGTCCCCTGCACGACGTACGTCCCGAAATCGCACCCCCTTCACCACATGGCCATCTTCCACGTCCAGGCAGGGGATGAT contains the following coding sequences:
- the hisD gene encoding histidinol dehydrogenase, with amino-acid sequence MRVVTADEFRRASAKSVALPIEAVRPLLEEVKEHGDEGVRRLTRRFDGVELQSLRVEREEIAAAYRSVEPELVAAITRSVERLRSFCARQLAAYQDFDMEIEPGCFIGQRVVPIARVGVYVPGGRFPLISSVYMGVVPARVAGVEQVVVCSPPTWQGSVHPAILAAADIAGADEVYRIGGVQAIGAMAFGTETIRRVDKIVGPGNTFVTAAKKEVYGQVGIDFVAGPSEVLVIADESASPELLAADLLAQAEHDPDACPLLVTTSATLANRVHDEVERQLQSLPTADTARLALERNGAMILVASVEEAILVANERAPEHLELQVCDPAPYLAGLRNYGSLFVGGGAAEALGDYSSGLNHVLPTNGAARYTGGLSVRDFLKVQTVLRVQGKVATAPLEDGIRLAEAEGLAGHARSLRMRQRR
- the hisI gene encoding phosphoribosyl-AMP cyclohydrolase; this encodes MIIPSIDLSKGKVVQLRQGREKVLERDDALALAKEFDRYGEVAVVDIDGALEQGDNERLIRQLCTVADCRVGGGVRSVEKAVRLLGAGASKVIVGTRAFSAKGVDKAFLEELAQAVGKDRVVVAVDAYQGEVVTRGWRHRTGVRVLDVVETLQAYAGEVLFTTVEREGLMSGTDLEMVRQVVEKARMRVTVAGGIASPEEVARLSSLNADVQLGMAIYTGAMTLAEAFAAAVDWGTGLVPTIACDTSGQVLMLAYSNRDSLAQSFATGNACYYSRSRQKLWTKGETSGNAQRLVRARMDCDRDTLLFTVEQKGVACHTGNYTCFGGRSFSLQELYDVLVRRLAEAPADSYSASLSGEQVRAKLVEEANEVVSAATHEELIWESADVLYFLTLLLAKEGVPVEAVFRELRRRRIAPRNAKRKDGEGKRCES
- the hisF gene encoding imidazole glycerol phosphate synthase subunit HisF, coding for MLTTRIIPCLDVEDGHVVKGVRFRDVRRAGDPVQLAMAYNEQGADEIVFLDIGASYRSRRTLLDVVARVADRVFVPLTVGGGIRTVEDMRDALLAGADKVAICTAALEEPNLITEGAMRFGSQCIVLSIDAKRVGNGWHAFVKGGREDTGIDVVRWAKEAEERGAGEILLNSIDRDGTRAGYDVELIRRVADTVAVPVIASGGAGTLQQLYEAIVDGHADAVLLASLLHYREYTVADIKKYLKAKGVPIR